A section of the Larus michahellis chromosome 1, bLarMic1.1, whole genome shotgun sequence genome encodes:
- the LOC141737178 gene encoding olfactory receptor 52B2-like, giving the protein MAALNQTSLQPASFLLLGMAGLEDLHAWLSIPFCLMYVVALLGNFILLFVIATERSLHEPMYLFLAMLAVADLVLSSSTVPKALSIFWSLSKEMSFHACLTQMFFTHLSFIAESTILLAMAFDRYVAICNPLRYATVFTHVMIAKIGLAAIARSFCVMFPTIFLLQRLPYCGHSTMPHTYCEHMGIARLACADISINIWYGFATTLLSPGVDIVLIGVSYILILRAVFRLSSKDAQRKAVGTCSSHACVILMFYTPAFFSFFTHRFGHNIPHHVHILLANVYVLLPPALNPIVYTMKNKLIREKVSQALFGTGQAR; this is encoded by the coding sequence ATGGCAGCCCTCAATCAAACCAGCTTGCAGcctgcctccttccttctgctgggCATGGCAGGCCTGGAAGACCTGCACGCCTGGCTCTCCATCCCTTTCTGCCTGATGTACGTCGTGGCGCTCCTGGGCAACTTCATCCTCCTGTTTGTCATTGCGACGGAGCGAAGCCTCCACGAGCCGATGTACCTCTTCCTGGCCATGTTAGCGGTGGCAGATCTCGTATTATCCTCCTCCACAGTGCCCAAAGCCCTGAGCATATTCTGGTCCCTTTCCAAGGAGATGTCTTTCCACGCCTGCCTTACCCAGATGTTCTTCACACACCTCAGCTTCATTGCAGAGTCGACCATTCTGCTGGCCATGGCGTTCGACAGGTACGTGGCCATCTGCAACCCCCTGCGATATGCCACAGTGTTCACACACGTGATGATAGCCAAGATAGGGCTGGCTGCAATAGCCAGGAGCTTTTGTGTGATGTTCCCAACAATATTCCTCCTCCAGAGGCTGCCGTACTGTGGACACAGCACCATGCCACACACCTACTGTGAGCACATGGGCATCGCCCGGCTGGCCTGTGCCGACATCTCCATTAACATCTGGTATGGCTTTGCCACCACCCTTCTGTCTCCAGGCGTGGACATTGTGCTCATCGGGGTATCGTACATCCTTATTCTCCGGGCTGTCTTCAGGCTCTCGTCCAAGGACGCCCAGCGCAAGGCAGTTGGCACCTGCAGCTCTCATGCCTGCGTTATATTGATGTTCTACACCCCAGCATTCTTCTCATTTTTCACCCATCGGTTTGGCCACAACATCCCCCATCATGTTCACATCCTGTTGGCCAATGTCTATGTGCTCCTGCCACCCGCGCTAAACCCCATCGTCTACACCATGAAGAACAAACTCATTCGAGAAAAGGTGTCCCAAGCGCTCTTTGGGACTGGGCAAGCGCGGTGA
- the LOC141737152 gene encoding olfactory receptor 51L1-like: MEHPCFIPTETNSSHTRTLSFFLGGFPAWGTTQMWSAVPLCSTYLLALLGNLTVLSIIRAEQSLHTPMYLLLAMLAVADLGLSTSTFPTMLGTLWLEAREISFSTCLTQMFFIHSFTDIESAVILAMAFDRYVAICHPLRYSSILTNSVTTKICVAIVMRTTLVQLPLPILLTRLCFTRVSELSHPYCLHPDIIKHAGSDTRINSSYGLFVLLSTLGLDLLFVLLSYLLILKTILNFATWRERLKALNTCISHICAVLLFFIPMICLSMMHRFGKHVSPQAYVFTASLHFLAPPILNPIIYSVKTKPIRRRILRMLCQRGVRKSRAAVCH; the protein is encoded by the coding sequence ATGGAGCATCCTTGTTTCATCCCGACCGAGACCAACAGCAGCCACACCAGGACCCTATCATTCTTTTTGGGTGGCTTTCCAGCATGGGGAACCACCCAGATGTGGTCTGCTGTTCCTCTCTGCTCCACGTACCTCCTGGCACTGCTGGGGAACCTGACTGTCCTTTCCATCATTAGGGCCGAGCAGAGCCTCCACACACCCATGTATCTACTCCTTGCTATGCTAGCTGTGGCCGACCTGGGCTTGTCCACATCCACGTTCCCGACCATGCTGGGGACGCTGTGGCTGGAGGCCAGAGAGATCAGCTTCAGCACTTGCCTTACCCAAATGTTCTTCATTCACTCCTTCACGGATATTGAATCTGCTGTCATTCTGGCAATGGCCTTCGATCGCTACGTGGCCATCTGCCACCCCCTGCGATATTCCTCCATCCTCACCAACTCAGTGACCACCAAGATATGTGTGGCAATCGTCATGAGGACCACCCTTGTCCAGTTGCCACTCCCAATCCTGCTGACTCGGCTGTGTTTCACCAGGGTCAGCGAGCTCTCCCATCCCTACTGTTTGCATCCAGACATCATCAAACATGCAGGCTCGGATACGAGGATTAACAGTAGTTATGGGCTTTTTGTGCTACTCTCCACACTGGGTTTGGACTTGCTCTTCGTCCTCTTGTCCTACCTACTCATCCTTAAGACCATCCTGAACTTTGCAACTTGGAGGGAGCGTCTCAAAGCCCTCAACACCTGCATCTCACATATCTGTGCTGTCCTCCTCTTCTTTATCCCCATGATCTGCCTGTCCATGATGCACCGGTTTGGCAAACACGTGTCCCCCCAGGCCTACGTTTTCACAGCCAGCCTCCATTTCCTTGCCCCACCCATCCTGAATCCCATCATTTACAGCGTGAAAACCAAACCGATCCGGAGACGGATACTGAGGATGCTCTGCCAAAGAGGGGTCCGCAAATCCAGGGCTGCCGTTTGCCACTAA